In one window of Leptospira sp. WS92.C1 DNA:
- a CDS encoding YfaP family protein — MKFRMFTLNRIQTPFLILFLSFSAIDSQSLIIESPNGGFTTERIQKISGTISGSTGERVTVVLNGIPQTVSVSGGRFSMNAVVAPGNNLVEVKAGKVSEKVSFFAKVPPRDIKVVLIWDTQTDVDLWVIDPKGEKCYYSHPSTESGGNLDVDVIDGFGPETFTMAKALPGNYSVQVQYYGSYNKPITRVNAYVVLYEGKSNEKRMRFQFVMTRSQQVYHLANFDIEPEN; from the coding sequence ATGAAATTTAGAATGTTTACTTTGAATCGAATTCAGACTCCGTTTTTGATTTTATTTTTATCTTTTTCAGCGATAGATTCCCAATCCTTGATCATAGAATCACCAAACGGCGGTTTTACGACGGAAAGAATTCAGAAAATTTCCGGTACGATTTCCGGTTCGACCGGTGAAAGAGTGACCGTCGTTCTCAACGGGATTCCGCAAACGGTTTCTGTAAGCGGTGGAAGATTTTCCATGAACGCGGTCGTCGCACCCGGAAATAATCTAGTCGAAGTCAAGGCCGGAAAGGTCTCGGAAAAGGTTTCTTTTTTTGCAAAGGTTCCTCCGAGGGATATCAAGGTCGTATTGATTTGGGATACTCAGACCGATGTGGACCTTTGGGTGATCGATCCGAAAGGAGAGAAATGTTATTATTCTCATCCTTCCACGGAGTCGGGCGGAAACTTAGACGTGGACGTGATCGACGGATTCGGACCGGAAACGTTTACGATGGCGAAGGCGCTTCCGGGAAACTATTCGGTTCAAGTTCAATATTACGGTTCCTATAATAAACCGATCACCAGAGTAAACGCGTATGTTGTTCTTTACGAAGGAAAGTCGAATGAAAAAAGAATGCGGTTTCAGTTTGTAATGACCCGCTCTCAACAGGTGTATCATTTGGCGAATTTCGATATCGAACCGGAGAACTAA
- a CDS encoding penicillin-binding transpeptidase domain-containing protein: protein MSFQIDCRSVPKLLQLLIYLSIGILFPVEAQKTNSTRFRYLDSVIQSYEKKNTDSKSSVLILEMESGIVRYVFRPEIAIERKFSPGSLFKTFSALVFLKYKNAFSYSPEQTIDCAGKFYPEETMEITKGDFSTFHLPKDQNGKNYLRCSLAEGHGKVNLEQALVRSCNVYFLKIAGKNPNLFFSKLKTDWDLTNSTEARLKPYLEPSGNFEDNTTQLRMVSSAIGEGSFLVSPLKISQLYSSIWSFGHRLSPSWETAKRMKVSENPFSNRDLHFVSSMLSEVPETGTLKGLKEWNDSNIEILGAKTGTGTQYAKKYKTHGWVTLLFKRKNQDYILTVFVEKGSGGKEAKDLVLNILKEIGRRDSQLSWRKE, encoded by the coding sequence TTGTCTTTTCAAATTGATTGTAGATCGGTTCCAAAACTATTGCAGCTTTTGATTTATCTTTCGATCGGAATTTTATTTCCGGTCGAAGCGCAGAAAACCAATTCTACCCGATTTCGTTATTTGGATTCCGTGATTCAAAGTTATGAAAAAAAAAACACGGATTCCAAATCTTCGGTTTTGATTTTGGAAATGGAATCCGGAATTGTTCGTTATGTGTTTCGGCCCGAAATCGCGATTGAAAGAAAATTTTCTCCGGGTTCTCTTTTTAAAACGTTTTCGGCGCTCGTTTTTTTAAAATACAAAAACGCATTTTCGTATTCTCCCGAACAAACAATCGACTGTGCGGGAAAATTTTATCCCGAAGAAACTATGGAAATTACCAAAGGCGATTTTTCTACGTTTCATCTCCCAAAGGATCAAAATGGAAAAAATTATCTAAGGTGTTCGTTAGCGGAAGGACACGGCAAAGTAAATTTAGAACAGGCATTGGTCCGATCTTGTAACGTTTACTTTTTAAAAATCGCGGGTAAGAATCCGAATTTGTTTTTCTCAAAATTAAAAACAGACTGGGACTTAACGAATTCCACCGAAGCAAGACTGAAACCTTATTTGGAACCTTCGGGAAATTTTGAAGATAATACGACTCAATTGAGAATGGTGAGTTCCGCAATCGGTGAAGGAAGCTTTTTAGTCAGTCCTTTGAAAATTTCCCAATTGTATTCTTCGATTTGGTCTTTCGGGCATCGACTTTCTCCTTCTTGGGAAACTGCGAAGAGAATGAAGGTGAGCGAAAATCCGTTTTCAAATCGAGATTTGCATTTTGTATCTTCGATGTTATCCGAAGTTCCGGAGACAGGAACTCTCAAAGGATTGAAGGAATGGAATGATTCCAACATAGAGATCCTTGGCGCTAAAACAGGAACCGGTACACAATATGCTAAAAAATACAAGACCCACGGATGGGTGACTTTGCTTTTTAAACGAAAGAATCAGGATTATATACTTACGGTTTTTGTGGAAAAAGGTTCCGGCGGTAAAGAAGCCAAAGACTTAGTTTTAAACATATTAAAAGAGATCGGAAGACGGGATTCGCAACTCTCTTGGAGAAAAGAATGA
- a CDS encoding SpoIID/LytB domain-containing protein, protein MLSCLWDRFLYKIGIDFILLVFVFFTNSISSESLPSKIRIGILSKYPLDQIQIRYSNSKVFSGNFRIEKNNSFLLLKAKPNMINVSYDSKNFTTDLIGFLGGQYDISLTNQKEKFHYTGDLEITSNRGKLRLILSVSRNEYVRIATNSEFGVLLDSGVPATASPNWKEEYKSAVETVVLSYAMANLNRHRQEGYDLCDLTHCLHFSGKLPNHADLKNHRSSNQRLLNRNGKTLEAFFHSTCGGNLSHPNVLWKNFQGDPDSFRSGQDVWKGNKILCESSPYIQWESFLQRSELEEVLGIKQISRLQPIRKESRITEISLQTEKGDFTIPAAQFLSKIGKRFGWNVLKSNDFEIKASQHRFLIQGKGFGHGVGLCQYGAREMAFQGAKSFEILKFYFPGAKLENH, encoded by the coding sequence ATGTTGAGTTGTCTTTGGGACAGGTTCTTATATAAAATCGGGATTGATTTCATTCTTTTAGTATTTGTATTCTTTACAAATTCGATCTCGTCCGAATCCCTTCCTTCTAAAATTCGAATCGGAATTTTGTCAAAATATCCTTTGGATCAAATCCAAATCCGATATTCAAACTCAAAGGTTTTTTCCGGAAATTTTCGGATCGAAAAAAACAATTCCTTCCTACTTTTAAAAGCAAAACCGAATATGATCAACGTTAGTTACGATTCAAAAAATTTTACTACGGACTTGATCGGATTTTTAGGAGGCCAATACGATATATCCCTTACGAACCAAAAAGAAAAATTTCATTATACGGGCGATTTGGAAATCACTTCGAATCGCGGAAAACTCCGTTTGATTCTTTCGGTTTCCAGAAACGAATACGTACGAATCGCCACCAACTCCGAATTCGGCGTTTTACTTGACTCCGGAGTTCCGGCGACGGCATCTCCCAATTGGAAAGAAGAATATAAATCCGCTGTAGAAACGGTAGTTCTATCCTATGCGATGGCAAATTTAAATCGTCATCGACAGGAAGGTTATGATTTATGCGACCTGACCCATTGTCTTCATTTTTCGGGTAAATTGCCGAATCATGCCGATCTGAAAAATCATCGTTCTTCCAATCAACGATTGCTGAATCGAAATGGAAAAACTCTCGAAGCTTTTTTTCATTCCACATGTGGCGGGAATCTTTCTCATCCCAATGTGTTATGGAAAAATTTTCAAGGAGATCCCGACTCTTTTCGATCCGGACAAGACGTTTGGAAAGGGAACAAAATTCTCTGCGAATCTTCTCCTTACATACAATGGGAAAGTTTTCTACAACGTTCCGAATTGGAAGAGGTCTTGGGAATCAAACAAATATCGCGATTACAACCGATTCGAAAAGAATCTCGAATTACGGAAATCTCATTGCAAACAGAGAAAGGCGATTTTACGATTCCAGCGGCGCAATTTCTTTCTAAGATCGGCAAACGATTTGGATGGAACGTTCTCAAAAGCAACGATTTCGAAATAAAAGCATCTCAACATAGGTTCTTAATTCAAGGTAAAGGTTTTGGACACGGGGTCGGTCTTTGCCAATACGGAGCGAGAGAAATGGCTTTTCAAGGAGCTAAGTCTTTTGAAATTTTAAAGTTTTATTTTCCCGGGGCGAAATTGGAAAACCATTGA
- a CDS encoding 4Fe-4S dicluster domain-containing protein, producing the protein MNRKDFFKKGLARMLDLAQESAADIASGFKEITSESVPSAAPTKTNAKKSKNKSDFVLPQQIKPNRKRKIRNVQSPPGALDETKFLEKCTGCGDCIYACPYSVLFPVFDETKEKHIPRMDVNLNACMLCKDWPCIKACKDEALLHLTAAPKFGQAKGIFEYCLNHKTGQATCSNCKDSCPVEGVVSFKKNKPSFSKDCTGCGQCVSSCPTFPRAILIK; encoded by the coding sequence TTGAACCGGAAGGATTTTTTTAAAAAGGGTCTGGCAAGAATGCTGGATCTTGCTCAGGAAAGCGCAGCAGATATCGCTTCCGGTTTTAAAGAAATCACGTCCGAATCTGTTCCTTCAGCCGCCCCTACAAAAACCAATGCAAAAAAATCCAAAAACAAATCCGACTTTGTTCTCCCACAACAGATCAAACCAAATCGGAAACGAAAAATCAGAAACGTTCAGTCCCCGCCCGGTGCATTAGACGAAACCAAGTTTTTAGAAAAGTGCACCGGTTGCGGAGATTGTATCTACGCTTGTCCGTATAGCGTCCTATTTCCCGTCTTTGACGAAACGAAAGAAAAACATATACCGAGAATGGATGTAAATCTCAACGCGTGTATGCTCTGCAAGGATTGGCCTTGTATCAAAGCTTGTAAGGACGAGGCGCTTTTACACTTAACCGCCGCGCCGAAGTTCGGCCAAGCAAAGGGAATTTTCGAATATTGTCTCAATCATAAAACAGGACAAGCCACCTGCTCGAACTGCAAGGACAGCTGTCCGGTAGAAGGTGTAGTCAGCTTCAAAAAAAACAAACCCTCTTTTTCAAAAGACTGTACAGGATGCGGTCAATGTGTTTCTTCTTGTCCTACGTTTCCAAGAGCGATTTTAATCAAGTAA
- the murA gene encoding UDP-N-acetylglucosamine 1-carboxyvinyltransferase: MSSSYFKIIGKTPLHGTVVPQGNKNEALPMLGAVCMVPGIVRISNIPVISDVLMLMEVLRHLGMEIIEEESGTYLFKHDGNLKNQLPEELCSRIRGAVTLAGPILAMTGRVFLPKPGGDRIGRRRLDTHLLALQALGASIEVFPDGYEIKADRLRGADILMDEASVTGTENAVMAAVFAEGTTILRHAASEPHVQRLCQFLNSAGAKISGIGSNILTIEGVTSLKAPEKEHRIGSDYLEVGSFISLAAVTGGELMIRDVELEDIRMIRMVYSRLGIEVRPHENGILVPADQKMEIIPDYHGATPKIDDSPWPGFPADMTSVALVTATQCKGTVLIHEKMFESRLFFVDNIIAMGAQIILCDPHRAIVIGHSRLYGQKVASPDIRAGMAMIIAALCAEGTSYIHNIGQIDRGFENIDTRLRALGARIERVRED, from the coding sequence ATGAGTTCTTCTTATTTTAAGATCATTGGAAAGACCCCGCTTCACGGAACCGTAGTTCCACAGGGAAATAAAAATGAAGCGTTGCCTATGCTCGGAGCCGTATGTATGGTTCCCGGAATCGTCCGGATCAGCAACATCCCGGTGATCTCGGACGTGCTCATGCTCATGGAGGTTCTCCGTCACCTGGGAATGGAAATCATCGAAGAAGAATCCGGGACTTATCTTTTTAAACACGACGGAAATCTGAAAAACCAACTCCCCGAAGAACTTTGCTCTCGAATCCGAGGAGCTGTCACCTTAGCGGGCCCGATTCTCGCGATGACGGGAAGAGTCTTTCTCCCAAAACCGGGCGGTGATAGAATCGGAAGAAGAAGATTGGATACTCATCTTCTCGCATTACAAGCATTAGGTGCTAGTATCGAAGTTTTTCCGGATGGATACGAAATCAAAGCCGATCGTCTTCGAGGCGCGGATATTCTGATGGACGAAGCGTCCGTAACCGGAACGGAGAATGCAGTGATGGCGGCTGTTTTTGCGGAAGGAACAACGATTCTTCGTCATGCGGCGAGCGAACCGCACGTACAAAGACTCTGTCAATTTTTAAATTCTGCGGGAGCGAAAATTTCAGGAATCGGCTCCAACATTCTTACCATCGAAGGAGTAACATCGTTAAAGGCTCCGGAAAAAGAACATAGAATCGGATCCGACTATCTTGAAGTGGGTTCCTTTATCAGTTTGGCCGCCGTCACAGGCGGAGAGTTGATGATCCGTGATGTGGAGCTCGAAGACATTCGTATGATCCGAATGGTTTATTCGCGGTTGGGAATCGAAGTGCGACCGCATGAAAACGGGATCTTAGTTCCTGCGGATCAAAAGATGGAAATCATTCCCGATTATCATGGAGCCACACCAAAGATAGACGATTCTCCTTGGCCCGGATTTCCCGCGGATATGACTTCGGTCGCGCTCGTTACGGCGACTCAGTGTAAAGGAACCGTTTTGATTCATGAGAAAATGTTTGAATCCAGACTTTTTTTCGTGGATAATATCATCGCAATGGGAGCCCAAATTATTCTTTGCGATCCGCATCGGGCGATCGTCATCGGACATTCTAGACTTTATGGACAAAAGGTCGCAAGCCCCGATATCCGCGCCGGTATGGCGATGATCATCGCTGCTCTTTGTGCGGAAGGAACGAGTTACATTCACAATATAGGACAGATCGATCGTGGCTTTGAAAACATCGATACTCGTTTGAGAGCCTTAGGTGCTAGAATCGAAAGAGTCAGAGAAGATTGA